The sequence GAACACCGTCGTCGACAAGGTCCTCACCGTCCTGTCGGTCGGCGCCGCCTCGCTGCCGGTCTACTTCACCTCGATCATGCTGATCTGGGGCGTGGTGCGGACCGCCGACCTGCTGCCCTACCCCGCGTACCACAACCTCACCGACAACCCGCTGTCCTGGGCCTCCAACCTGCTGCTGCCCTGGACCGCCCTGGCGCTGCTCTACGCGGCCCAGTACGCCCGGCAGAGCCGGACCTCGATGATCGAGGCGATGGCCGAGCCCTACATCCGCACCGCCCGCGCCAAGGGCATGCCGGCGCTCACCGTCACCGTCAAACACGGTCTGCGCTCCGGCATGACGCCGATCCTCACCATCTTCGGCATGGACCTCGGCGGTCTGCTGGCCGGTGCCGTCATCACCGAGTCCATCTTCGGACTGCCCGGAATCGGACGCCTCTTCTACGACGGCCTGCTCCGCTCCGACCAGCCCGTCATCCTCGGCGTGACCCTGCTCGCGGCCTTCTTCATCGTCGTCGCGAACCTGCTGGTCGACGTGCTCTACGCCTACGTCGACCCGAGAGTGAGGTACTGATGACGTCGTTGTTGGAGGTCGAGGACCTCAAGGTCGCCTTCGACACCCCGCGCGGCACCGTCCGGGCCGTCGACGGCATCAACTTCACCGTCGAGGCCGGCAAGACCCTCGGCCTGGTCGGCGAGTCCGGCAGCGGCAAGTCCGTCACCTCGCTCGCCGTCATGGGCCTGCACCGCGGCGCCCGGGTCGACGGCTCGATCAGGCTCGACGGCCAGGAGCTCAACGGCCTGGGCGAGAAGCGGCTCGGCGCGATCCGCGGCCGGCGGATCGCCATGATCTTCCAGGACCCCCTGTCCAGCCTGCACCCCTTCTACCCGGTCGGGGAGCAGATCGCCGAGCACTACCGGGTGCACTTCAAGGCCTCCCGCAAGGCCGGCCGCGAGCGCGCGATCGAGATGCTCGCCGAGGTGGGCATCCCCGAGCCGGCCCGCCGGGTCGACGAGTACCCGCACCAGTTCTCCGGCGGCATGCGCCAGCGCGTGATGATCGCCATGGCGCTCGCCTGCGAGCCCGAGCTGCTGATCGCCGACGAGCCGACCACCGCGCTCGACGTCACCGTCCAGGCCCAGATCCTCGACCTGATCGCCAGGATCCAGGAGCAGCGCGGACTCGGCGTCGTGATGATCACCCACGACCTCGGCGTGGTCGCCCGGGTCGCCCACGAAGTGCTCGTCATGTACGGCGGCCGCGCCGCCGAACAGGCTCCCGTGGACCGGCTGTTCGCGGCCCCCGCGCACCCTTACACCCGCGGGCTGCTCGACTCGCTGCCCCGTCTGGACGACACCGACGACGCCCCGCTGCGCGCCATCCCCGGCAGCCCGCCGTCGCTGATCGCCCCCGCCCCCGGCTGCTCCTTCGCACCGCGCTGCGCCCGCAC comes from Streptomyces sp. TLI_053 and encodes:
- a CDS encoding ABC transporter ATP-binding protein: MTSLLEVEDLKVAFDTPRGTVRAVDGINFTVEAGKTLGLVGESGSGKSVTSLAVMGLHRGARVDGSIRLDGQELNGLGEKRLGAIRGRRIAMIFQDPLSSLHPFYPVGEQIAEHYRVHFKASRKAGRERAIEMLAEVGIPEPARRVDEYPHQFSGGMRQRVMIAMALACEPELLIADEPTTALDVTVQAQILDLIARIQEQRGLGVVMITHDLGVVARVAHEVLVMYGGRAAEQAPVDRLFAAPAHPYTRGLLDSLPRLDDTDDAPLRAIPGSPPSLIAPAPGCSFAPRCARTTAAAAEEHARCLSERPEFGPLAPGHQAACHLPLVPEGVLG
- a CDS encoding ABC transporter permease; this translates as MILYLGRRLLGVAGILLAICAITFTIFYLLPNDPAAAACGKTCSPERLIEVKAAMGLDKPVWEQFFVYLLGIVAGRDYGSGASATHCGFPCLGYSYEYSLPVWDLLVDRLPVSVSLAIGSAVLWLLLGLGAGITSALRKNTVVDKVLTVLSVGAASLPVYFTSIMLIWGVVRTADLLPYPAYHNLTDNPLSWASNLLLPWTALALLYAAQYARQSRTSMIEAMAEPYIRTARAKGMPALTVTVKHGLRSGMTPILTIFGMDLGGLLAGAVITESIFGLPGIGRLFYDGLLRSDQPVILGVTLLAAFFIVVANLLVDVLYAYVDPRVRY